One genomic window of Pirellulales bacterium includes the following:
- a CDS encoding Gfo/Idh/MocA family oxidoreductase, with protein sequence MTPPSATSTARHELRAGMVGLGMIFDETYRPFFEQSARCGLYDPAFGVCDVRLAAVASRTGRRAAALQGNASNTLGNFASFHEPDSIGQLLAAGVDFVCVATPDDRHFATAKAALAAGKHVLVEKPAVLTLAELDELEQLAHKKSVLAKVVYHKLLDPDHKKLRTLVADGELRHVNNGYCTLLEPKSISTGQFAEWITGRNPGTYVAVHYIKLIDFTFGGRLASVACTGQRGLVGPADGPTWDSTQLRLVYRYDDGREAAFDIHTSWVTPDNFPGYVEQEVQFRFDNGVWNAHSRKRGVECTVEGRTPLERKITMNNHYNGTFLEPWGERSQRGYGLEVLERFAREVATVEFAGPTAERSKRLQAAQRLSYNDLTADRQTVAAVHAMEAILARHAAGEPNCVVEIDHPAGGLVLLRPGHADHEVLHQGRVNR encoded by the coding sequence ATGACGCCCCCTTCTGCTACCTCGACTGCTCGTCACGAATTGCGCGCCGGCATGGTGGGGCTGGGGATGATTTTTGACGAGACTTATCGGCCGTTTTTCGAGCAGTCGGCTCGCTGCGGTTTGTACGACCCGGCCTTTGGCGTGTGCGACGTGCGTCTGGCGGCGGTGGCGAGCCGGACCGGGCGTCGCGCCGCGGCGCTCCAAGGCAACGCCAGCAACACGCTCGGCAACTTCGCCAGTTTTCACGAGCCGGATTCGATCGGGCAGTTGCTCGCCGCGGGGGTCGACTTCGTGTGCGTGGCCACTCCGGACGACCGGCACTTCGCCACGGCCAAGGCTGCGCTCGCAGCGGGCAAGCACGTGCTGGTCGAAAAGCCTGCTGTGCTAACACTGGCCGAGCTCGATGAACTCGAACAGTTGGCCCATAAAAAGAGTGTTCTCGCCAAGGTCGTCTATCACAAGCTGCTCGATCCCGATCACAAGAAGCTGCGCACGCTGGTGGCCGACGGCGAGTTACGGCATGTGAACAATGGCTACTGCACGCTTTTGGAGCCGAAGAGCATCTCGACCGGCCAGTTTGCCGAATGGATCACCGGCCGCAACCCGGGCACGTATGTCGCGGTGCATTACATCAAGCTCATCGATTTCACGTTTGGCGGCCGGCTGGCGAGCGTGGCCTGCACCGGACAGCGAGGATTGGTCGGGCCGGCCGACGGGCCCACCTGGGATTCGACGCAGCTGCGACTGGTCTACCGCTACGACGACGGCCGCGAGGCTGCCTTCGACATTCATACCAGTTGGGTCACGCCCGACAATTTCCCCGGCTACGTCGAACAAGAAGTGCAGTTCCGCTTCGACAACGGCGTGTGGAACGCGCACAGCCGCAAGCGTGGAGTGGAATGCACCGTCGAAGGCCGCACGCCGCTGGAGCGAAAGATCACGATGAATAATCATTACAACGGCACGTTTCTCGAGCCGTGGGGTGAGCGCTCGCAGCGAGGGTACGGCCTGGAAGTACTGGAGCGGTTCGCCCGCGAGGTGGCCACCGTGGAGTTTGCCGGGCCGACAGCCGAGCGCAGCAAACGGCTGCAAGCCGCGCAACGGCTGAGTTACAATGACCTAACAGCCGACCGTCAGACCGTAGCCGCGGTGCATGCGATGGAAGCGATTCTGGCGCGGCATGCTGCCGGCGAGCCGAATTGCGTGGTCGAAATCGATCATCCGGCAGGCGGACTGGTGCTGTTGCGCCCCGGCCACGCCGACCATGAAGTTTTGCATCAGGGGCGAGTAAACCGCTGA
- a CDS encoding sugar phosphate isomerase/epimerase family protein yields MTNNHDAPSVIISAFGDEAANQKTATQQFAALAALGLQYYSIRFIDVGGGIKNVMKLTLKEIQQIRHLEDEYGLNVASLGSPLGKVKLVDKEDGTKNAYVPFKKYLEKDVKKACELAHAFETKLIRGFSFYPPKGADPREYVAQAVDQLGKIAEACHRSDLTFGLEIEANLVGQTGQLMAEIHRQVNHPAMVLIFDAANILCQGYSTVEVFEQYLAMKPAIGWMHIKDYAHTRAATKPGHVDEDALKHFVPADVGQGAHEWILRDFRASLPKLTTQLRRRGIPGVFLDLEPHVKGGGQFGGFSGPDGLGVALRGLCRVLDFAQVNYHLRDFEDIRAARGF; encoded by the coding sequence ATGACGAATAACCACGACGCGCCCAGTGTAATTATCAGCGCCTTCGGAGACGAAGCGGCCAACCAAAAAACGGCCACGCAACAATTCGCGGCGCTCGCGGCGCTAGGCTTGCAATACTACAGCATTCGTTTTATCGACGTGGGGGGCGGCATCAAGAACGTCATGAAGTTGACGCTTAAAGAGATTCAGCAGATTCGTCACCTGGAAGACGAGTATGGGCTGAACGTGGCTTCGCTCGGTTCGCCGCTGGGCAAAGTCAAGCTGGTCGATAAAGAAGACGGCACCAAGAACGCCTATGTCCCTTTCAAAAAGTATCTAGAGAAAGACGTCAAGAAAGCCTGCGAGTTGGCCCATGCGTTCGAAACCAAATTGATCCGAGGTTTTTCGTTCTATCCCCCCAAGGGGGCCGACCCGCGCGAGTACGTCGCGCAAGCAGTTGATCAGTTAGGGAAGATCGCCGAGGCTTGTCATCGCTCGGACCTCACATTCGGGCTCGAGATCGAAGCCAATCTCGTCGGCCAGACTGGTCAGCTCATGGCCGAGATCCATCGTCAGGTGAATCATCCTGCAATGGTCTTGATCTTTGACGCGGCCAACATTCTCTGCCAGGGATACAGCACGGTCGAGGTTTTTGAGCAGTACCTGGCCATGAAGCCGGCCATCGGCTGGATGCACATCAAGGATTACGCCCACACCCGTGCGGCGACCAAGCCGGGACACGTCGATGAAGACGCTCTCAAGCACTTCGTCCCAGCCGACGTAGGGCAGGGGGCCCACGAATGGATATTGCGAGACTTCCGCGCCTCGCTTCCCAAACTCACCACGCAATTGCGACGTCGCGGCATCCCGGGCGTGTTTCTGGATCTGGAACCGCACGTCAAAGGGGGCGGCCAATTCGGCGGCTTCAGCGGGCCCGACGGCCTGGGCGTGGCGTTACGAGGCTTATGCCGTGTGCTCGACTTTGCCCAAGTCAACTACCACCTGCGCGATTTTGAAGACATCCGCGCCGCCCGCGGATTCTGA
- a CDS encoding MaoC family dehydratase — translation MPPRVINGIEELKALVGHTLGQSEWLDVTQERVNQFANGTGDHQWIHCDPERAQRESPYGTTVAHGFFTLSLSPVLAQQIYTVTGLKLVLNYGLNRVRFPGPVKVGSRVRMTCDLIDLKVTPAGVQATTRNVFEVEGEDKPVCVAESVVRMFF, via the coding sequence ATGCCGCCCCGCGTGATCAATGGGATTGAAGAACTCAAAGCATTGGTGGGACACACCCTAGGACAAAGCGAATGGCTTGACGTCACGCAGGAGCGTGTGAATCAATTTGCTAACGGTACAGGGGACCACCAATGGATCCATTGCGATCCGGAGCGTGCCCAGCGTGAGAGCCCTTACGGGACGACCGTGGCCCACGGTTTCTTCACGCTGTCACTAAGCCCCGTGCTGGCCCAGCAGATCTATACCGTCACGGGCCTGAAACTGGTGCTCAACTATGGATTGAACCGGGTAAGGTTTCCCGGTCCGGTGAAGGTCGGTTCGCGAGTACGTATGACCTGCGATTTGATCGATCTGAAGGTCACGCCGGCCGGCGTTCAGGCCACCACCCGCAACGTGTTCGAGGTCGAGGGTGAGGACAAGCCGGTGTGCGTGGCCGAATCGGTTGTGAGGATGTTTTTCTGA
- a CDS encoding alpha/beta fold hydrolase, with product MRRRAVVGLLAVVLAAGGCAATRYVELRAVPRGPLVDRLKLTSHNGPQPTERTLQVLRQHDLLRDLKKLDPRIVVDRLQAIADQGPSAEMLYSLAELNYLGGKKIEVRNEAVALDMYGAAVANAYLYLFDERFTPVRNPYDPEFRGACDVYNGALESAMRVVQKRGGLLPGRTQAIESESKQWDVTVLINGGRWQEDDFDRFEFVSDYQVNGLANQYHNFGLGVPLIAVRKNHAPEAPTEQFFPPELSFPVTALLRVLPEPAPPGAAGVAGKIRHNCVLELYDPLVSSDIVLGGRRVPLETDLSTPLAYLLNDPRLESAATTGLLHPDRSQKTRGLYMLEPYQPGKIPVLMVHGLWSSPLTWMEMFNDLRSNPEIRQNYQFWFYEYPSGEPFWVSAAQLRQDLNRLREVLDPRRSEPALDQMVLVGHSMGGLVSKLQSVDSGDAFWKTVSDHPLADLKISQQDREQLAQEFYFHPNPSVRRVITIATPHRGSKFANSAAQWLAARLITMPEQIVKGRQDLYRENPGKLHNPSPVEVTTSIQSLSPDDPIFPVMLAAPRPPWVKYHNIIGEVPTEGLIGKIAGGTDGVVSLESAHCDQVESEMIVRNADHLTVHRHPLCVLEVQRILLLHLDELRSFPNAPQPRVQTVAAPRLPLGTSATPRR from the coding sequence GTGCGGCGCCGTGCCGTCGTCGGACTGCTGGCCGTGGTCCTGGCGGCCGGAGGCTGCGCTGCGACCCGCTACGTTGAGCTGCGTGCCGTGCCGCGCGGCCCATTGGTCGATCGCCTGAAGTTGACCTCGCATAACGGGCCTCAACCCACGGAACGCACGCTGCAAGTCCTGCGGCAGCACGATCTGTTAAGGGACCTGAAGAAGCTGGATCCTCGGATCGTCGTCGACAGGTTGCAAGCGATCGCTGATCAGGGGCCGTCGGCCGAGATGCTGTATTCGCTGGCTGAATTGAATTATCTGGGCGGCAAGAAAATCGAGGTCCGCAACGAGGCTGTGGCCCTGGATATGTACGGCGCCGCTGTTGCCAATGCGTACCTCTATCTATTCGACGAACGGTTCACTCCGGTCCGAAATCCCTATGACCCCGAATTCCGCGGCGCCTGCGACGTCTACAATGGCGCGCTGGAAAGTGCCATGCGGGTCGTGCAGAAACGGGGCGGATTGCTACCAGGCCGGACGCAGGCTATCGAATCCGAATCCAAACAGTGGGACGTGACGGTTCTGATCAACGGCGGACGATGGCAGGAGGATGATTTCGACCGCTTCGAATTCGTCTCGGATTACCAAGTGAACGGTCTGGCCAACCAGTATCACAACTTTGGATTGGGCGTGCCGTTGATTGCGGTGCGCAAGAATCATGCCCCGGAGGCGCCCACCGAGCAGTTCTTTCCACCCGAGTTGAGCTTTCCCGTGACCGCGCTATTGCGAGTCCTGCCAGAACCGGCTCCGCCGGGCGCGGCAGGAGTGGCCGGCAAAATACGGCACAATTGCGTGCTGGAACTGTACGATCCGCTTGTCTCGTCCGACATAGTGTTGGGCGGGCGACGCGTGCCGCTGGAAACAGACCTCAGCACGCCGCTGGCCTACCTGCTCAATGATCCGCGATTGGAAAGCGCGGCCACGACCGGACTGTTGCATCCCGATCGGTCGCAGAAGACGCGCGGACTGTACATGCTCGAGCCGTATCAACCCGGCAAGATTCCTGTATTGATGGTCCACGGGCTGTGGTCGAGTCCGTTGACCTGGATGGAAATGTTCAACGACTTGCGCAGCAACCCTGAAATACGGCAAAACTATCAATTCTGGTTTTACGAGTACCCATCGGGCGAGCCATTCTGGGTAAGCGCCGCGCAGTTGCGGCAGGATTTGAACCGTCTGCGCGAAGTTCTCGACCCGCGCCGCTCCGAGCCCGCTTTGGATCAAATGGTGTTGGTCGGGCACAGCATGGGCGGCTTGGTGTCAAAACTGCAATCCGTCGACAGTGGCGACGCATTTTGGAAGACCGTCAGCGATCACCCGCTGGCAGACCTCAAGATTTCACAACAGGATCGAGAACAACTGGCTCAGGAGTTTTATTTCCATCCCAACCCCTCGGTGCGTCGCGTGATTACGATTGCCACGCCGCATCGTGGCAGCAAGTTCGCCAACAGCGCGGCCCAATGGCTGGCCGCACGATTGATCACCATGCCCGAGCAAATCGTCAAGGGACGACAGGATCTGTACCGCGAAAACCCGGGCAAGCTCCACAATCCATCGCCCGTGGAAGTGACTACCAGCATTCAATCGCTTTCGCCGGATGACCCCATCTTTCCCGTCATGCTGGCCGCGCCCCGGCCGCCGTGGGTGAAATACCACAACATCATCGGCGAGGTCCCCACCGAGGGACTAATTGGCAAGATTGCCGGTGGCACCGACGGTGTCGTTTCGCTGGAAAGTGCCCATTGCGATCAGGTCGAGAGCGAGATGATCGTGCGCAATGCTGACCATCTGACCGTGCACCGGCATCCGCTCTGCGTCCTTGAAGTGCAACGGATCCTGCTGCTGCACCTGGACGAGCTGCGCAGCTTTCCCAACGCGCCGCAGCCGCGCGTGCAAACGGTCGCCGCGCCGCGCCTTCCGTTGGGTACCAGCGCAACGCCGAGGCGATGA